The Ictalurus punctatus breed USDA103 chromosome 9, Coco_2.0, whole genome shotgun sequence genome contains a region encoding:
- the LOC108269625 gene encoding tubulin beta-4B chain, with amino-acid sequence MREIIHIQVGQCGNKTGEKFWEVISDEHGVNPTGTYYGDSDLQRERINVYYNEATGGKYVPRAVLVDLEPGTMDSIRSGAFGQVFRPDSFVFGQSGAGNNWAKGYYTEGVELAYPVLDAVCKEAESCDCIQGFQLTHSLGGGTGSGMGSLLISKIREEYPDNMMSTFSVVPSPNVTDVALEPYNTILSIEHLVECIDNEALYNICFRTLKLTAPTYGDLNHLVSATMSGVTTWLNADLRKLALNMVPFPRLHFFIPDFAPLTSRGSQQYPALTVPELTQQMFDARNMMAACDPLYGRYLAMTAIFRGRMSMSEVDEHMLNVQNPNSSCFLAGIPDSVKTAVCDIPQRGFTTAATSIGNSTAIQEVFRRILEQFRDLFRRRYFLHWYLGEGMNETEFTKAESTVGDLVSEYIQYENITAKEQGEFEEEAEEEFP; translated from the exons ATGAGGGAAATCATTCACATTCAAGTTGGTCAGTGTGGGAATAAAACTGGCGAAAAG TTTTGGGAGGTGATCAGTGATGAACACGGAGTCAACCCGACCGGTACCTACTACGGTGACAGCGACCTGCAGCGGGAGCGGATTAACGTGTATTACAACGAAGCCACTG GTGGAAAGTATGTTCCCCGGGCTGTACTGGTGGACTTGGAGCCAGGGACCATGGACTCCATAAGATCTGGTGCTTTTGGCCAAGTGTTCAGACCAGACAGCTTCGTGTTTG GTCAGAGTGGGGCTGGAAACAACTGGGCCAAAGGGTATTATACTGAAGGTGTTGAGCTGGCATACCCGGTGCTGGATGCTGTGTGTAAGGAGGCAGAGAGCTGTGACTGCATACAGGGCTTCCAGCTCACTCACTCCTTGGGTGGGGGCACCGGATCGGGCATGGGCTCGCTGCTCATCAGTAAGATCCGTGAGGAGTATCCTGACAACATGATGAGCACGTTCAGTGTTGTGCCGTCTCCTAACGTCACAGACGTTGCGTTGGAGCCCTACAACACCATTCTGTCTATTGAACATCTGGTGGAGTGCATTGACAATGAAGCACTTTATAACATCTGTTTCCGCACTTTAAAGCTCACAGCTCCCACTTATGGCGATCTCAACCATCTTGTTTCTGCCACCATGAGTGGTGTAACCACCTGGCTCAACGCTGACCTGCGAAAACTGGCTCTCAATATGGTGCCCTTCCCTCGTCTGCACTTCTTCATTCCTGATTTTGCCCCACTCACCAGCAGGGGGAGCCAGCAGTACCCTGCGCTCACCGTGCCTGAACTAACACAACAGATGTTTGATGCCAGGAATATGATGGCGGCCTGTGATCCACTTTATGGCCGCTACCTGGCTATGACTGCTATCTTCCGGGGCCGCATGTCTATGAGCGAGGTGGATGAGCATATGCTCAATGTGCAAAACCCAAACAGCAGCTGTTTTTTGGCAGGGATCCCCGACAGTGTCAAAACAGCTGTATGTGACATCCCACAAAGAGGGTTTACGACGGCTGCCACCTCGATTGGCAACAGCACAGCCATCCAGGAGGTGTTCAGACGCATCTTGGAGCAGTTCAGAGACTTGTTCAGGAGAAGGTACTTCCTGCATTGGTACTTAGGAGAAGGAATGAATGAGACCGAGTTCACTAAGGCAGAGAGCACCGTGGGTGACCTTGTGTCTGAGTACATACAGTACGAGAATATCACAGCTAAAGAGCAGGGAGAGTTTGAGGAAGAGGCAGAAGAGGAATTTCCATAA